The DNA region AGAGGCCGAAGCAGCCCTGCAGGCCCACCAGTGCCAGTAGCAGGATTACCCCCAGGGCGCCCGCGGGGTTATGGCCAAGGTAATGGGGGGGGGAGCCCCGGCGAATGGCGCTGAGGTAACGAAACAGAGTGCGTGGGCCGCGGACAAACTGGGTAAAGCGGGCGGTGCTGCTGCCCCAGATCCCCCACAGCAGTCGAAACAGCACCAGGGTGAGCAGGGTATAGCCGTTCCACATATGCCACTGCATCTCGATATCGGCGAACTTCCAGGAGAGCCAGGCATTGGCAATCAGTAGTACCAGCAGCCAGTGAAAGAGTCGGGTGGGTAGGTCCCAGGTGGGGATGGGTCGAGGCATAGTCACTTATGAATCCGCCCGCGGCAGTGCTGCAGGCGGATGAAAGTTAAAGAAGGTTAATCTTTCTTACGGAAATCGTCGTGGCAGGATTTGCAGGCTTTACCCACTTTTTTAAAGGCATCCAGTGCTGCGCCTTTGTCGTTGGCGGAGGCGTTTAGCGCTTCGAGGGCCATACGCAGATCCTTGCCGCGCTGTTTAAAGGTATCCATATCTTCCCAGATCTCTTTACGCGCTTTGGTTTCGCCTTTATCGGAGCCCGGGGGGAAGGAGTTTCCCATATGGGAAAGGGCATCCATCATCCCCTGGGCGTGGTAGCTGACATCCTGCGGGGCATCGAAGCCCAGCACCAGAATCGACTTAAGCGCGCCCATGTGACCGCCTACGATCTTCATAATGCCCTGACGGTGGACGATGTTGGGGTTATTTTCAGCGGCCTGCAGGGCAACGGGGCTCATCAGCAGGGTGGAGGCACAGAGGCCAAGGACCAGTGGGCGTAGTTTCATAAGCGTTCACTCCAGATGGGTCGTGGATAGGGGCATAGTCTGCTCAAGGGCGCAGGGCCCGACCTGAAAAGTATAGCGCTTTACTGGGAGATACAAT from Aestuariirhabdus litorea includes:
- a CDS encoding c-type cytochrome, with product MKLRPLVLGLCASTLLMSPVALQAAENNPNIVHRQGIMKIVGGHMGALKSILVLGFDAPQDVSYHAQGMMDALSHMGNSFPPGSDKGETKARKEIWEDMDTFKQRGKDLRMALEALNASANDKGAALDAFKKVGKACKSCHDDFRKKD
- a CDS encoding cytochrome b/b6 domain-containing protein translates to MPRPIPTWDLPTRLFHWLLVLLIANAWLSWKFADIEMQWHMWNGYTLLTLVLFRLLWGIWGSSTARFTQFVRGPRTLFRYLSAIRRGSPPHYLGHNPAGALGVILLLALVGLQGCFGLFTTDEILVEGPLASQVSSDWQGWLGGWHQRGFYIILGVAGLHVAAVLAHLWLAKDNLVRPMITGVKEPSQVPDGEAAVTAPLWLAAVTLLLAAGLVWLGINIWSLLP